In the Kitasatospora terrestris genome, one interval contains:
- a CDS encoding SUKH-4 family immunity protein yields MITREQALAAAHRWVNGDLPQDTARPVRSFEFDLGWVVWPEPSPVQVDPLTGARRAPEEIGAACAVVDRASGELSVWPSVPVPEVVRVYRDRLGAGSHDPALPPVTGPGSRTELAYRDAAGEPQSLVVESAPGLPHPALRGWQQLQRQGVTAADVLAIRTDLRPTMLPGGYWAQRLLAELPEVPVGYDLPYGPRFDHRAADVRTLAGRRGTPFNRVPFPVAVAPAPVESAQALAGRLAAVFGADGVCRFDPDAVAAADLPAAVAGPLLEVGLPRRVEGFFAVHHPAADGVAEAAGPVLPDVAALVEALGRGARATAAARAALLGQLLLGSDGWALITVDTAQGRVRAIDPDDCAARHCNADLTAFLRSLLLFAERYPRLRDLPPAAAGPAVAELQWALATLDATAFADPENWWAVIVEQLWHGVL; encoded by the coding sequence ATGATCACCCGAGAGCAGGCTCTCGCCGCCGCCCACCGCTGGGTGAACGGCGACCTTCCGCAGGACACCGCGCGGCCGGTGCGTTCGTTCGAGTTCGACCTGGGCTGGGTGGTGTGGCCGGAGCCGTCGCCGGTGCAGGTGGATCCGCTGACCGGGGCGCGCCGGGCGCCGGAGGAGATCGGCGCTGCGTGCGCGGTGGTGGACCGGGCGAGCGGTGAGTTGAGCGTGTGGCCGTCAGTGCCGGTGCCGGAGGTGGTCCGGGTGTACCGGGACCGGCTGGGTGCGGGCAGTCACGATCCGGCGTTGCCGCCGGTGACCGGCCCGGGTTCGCGGACCGAGCTCGCCTACCGGGACGCGGCGGGCGAGCCGCAGTCGCTGGTGGTGGAGTCGGCGCCGGGGCTGCCGCATCCGGCGCTGCGCGGCTGGCAGCAGTTGCAGCGGCAGGGCGTGACCGCGGCCGACGTGCTGGCGATCCGTACCGACCTGCGGCCGACGATGCTGCCGGGCGGCTACTGGGCGCAGCGCCTGCTGGCGGAGCTGCCCGAGGTGCCGGTCGGCTACGACCTGCCGTACGGGCCGCGGTTCGACCACCGGGCGGCGGACGTCCGGACCCTGGCCGGGCGGCGCGGCACCCCGTTCAACCGGGTGCCGTTCCCGGTCGCGGTGGCGCCGGCGCCGGTCGAGTCGGCGCAGGCGCTGGCGGGGCGGCTGGCGGCGGTGTTCGGGGCGGACGGCGTGTGCCGGTTCGATCCGGACGCGGTGGCCGCCGCCGATCTGCCGGCGGCGGTGGCGGGTCCGCTGCTGGAGGTGGGTCTGCCGCGGCGGGTCGAGGGCTTCTTCGCGGTGCACCATCCGGCGGCGGACGGTGTCGCCGAGGCGGCGGGTCCGGTGCTGCCGGACGTCGCCGCGCTGGTCGAGGCGCTCGGCCGGGGTGCTCGGGCGACCGCGGCGGCCCGGGCGGCGCTCCTGGGGCAGCTGCTGCTCGGCTCGGACGGCTGGGCGCTGATCACCGTGGACACCGCGCAGGGGCGGGTCCGCGCGATCGACCCGGACGACTGCGCGGCCCGGCACTGCAATGCCGACCTGACGGCGTTCCTCCGGTCGCTGCTGCTGTTCGCCGAGCGCTACCCGCGCCTGCGCGACCTGCCGCCGGCGGCCGCCGGGCCGGCCGTCGCCGAGCTCCAGTGGGCGCTGGCCACGCTGGACGCCACCGCGTTCGCCGACCCGGAGAACTGGTGGGCCGTGATCGTCGAGCAGCTCTGGCACGGCGTGCTCTGA
- a CDS encoding toxin glutamine deamidase domain-containing protein, with amino-acid sequence MSRKLPEELAPALARTGHHWPQADEDGLRRAAAVWREFGADAEQLARRGASSAERVTAENSGPAVDAFAEHWRAFAGSGRGHLDDAHAAAETMGRAFDRAACAVDHCKAEVIAVLTELAEEIKKADAAEAKAEQQMAHAGDGLAGLVGAAVGAVKDVVAEVGEAVAVEGAKLKIAGLLHELAREMKEAVQAAAKEPAVIALERIAQADGRGLHGEKREYSAARVMSAGSAGGAAGAAAAKVARSVEVAGVRELRPAVDQDGAIKTDRHGNPILVGADGKEVRGVEGVQITVGEDGRAQVVDAEGKPVSGLAVGEDGRPLRGTDGKPLLVGGTGVLIGTGLALALSADGRPQVGADGHPVLLGADGRQVSALAADSQGRLLAGVDGTAVTVGQDGHATGPDGRTVVFDQHGRPVPLGGPGDHGGLQVNIGGQPVLGVDQHGVQIGADTPGDGPAPHGKHGGPQVVIGPDGPDGRGGISVQAAGMSAGVQTPADGGVRPNGGYDQGSGGQSGGHGRSSTYTGHANGGYTGGYQAPAPAFDPGDDWTPPPVHHGPAAVHTDSVAVAPAPSAPVSTGDIWSGGGGGGHRAAEPSFGGGASGGGHASAGSGNFQLGPVGGGSPLGGGSVAGGGMLGGPVGAGPVAGAPVVGGGPVGAGPVAGAAPGGAAPAAGAGGTPVQTGPVAGAPGAAGSPGAAGSAGAGAQQGGAAVIGVGQHTTQQAPGTGPRPPVGGPAQPGGGAIGQYTPANPVRFDPVTDTDRRRGPDGGPLSALPVHPGQVAAAWLVWQTYRTAPPAPPAEPGTPRTIADSRPYGLPGGLGPVDPAHQADAVRRTPLPAPDPRAGDWIEALNGGGPREAGRANNSVDVALSGVDTVGGYPTCAAPRLPDGPAGERGGRDRAERELGAPFLDLGDGDGGYRQVAGALRAAGSGSRAVLLTLDGFGRSHTWNAVNHQGEITWLDHLTGYRSDRPLYPADNGLWAIAVAADNRPLDLAEPLPATTAVPATPAEPAAVATAPAQPPVEAARPAEPVPAAAGAVGGAAADQPSGRPAEPVGEVVVTQPSGPPAEPGTGATAPAQPAGHPAEPETVASARPSASPAEPAPAAPRSRLTVHRTAGSSKR; translated from the coding sequence GTGTCCAGGAAGCTGCCCGAGGAGCTGGCCCCCGCGCTGGCGCGGACCGGTCACCACTGGCCGCAGGCGGACGAGGACGGGCTGCGCCGGGCAGCGGCGGTGTGGCGGGAGTTCGGCGCCGACGCCGAGCAGCTGGCCCGGCGCGGCGCTTCGTCCGCCGAGCGGGTCACCGCCGAGAACTCCGGGCCGGCCGTCGACGCCTTCGCCGAGCACTGGCGAGCGTTCGCCGGGAGCGGCCGCGGCCACCTGGACGACGCGCACGCCGCCGCCGAGACGATGGGCCGGGCCTTCGACCGGGCGGCCTGCGCCGTCGACCACTGCAAGGCCGAAGTGATCGCCGTCCTCACCGAGTTGGCCGAGGAGATCAAGAAGGCCGACGCCGCCGAGGCGAAGGCCGAGCAGCAGATGGCGCACGCCGGCGACGGCCTCGCCGGGCTGGTCGGCGCAGCCGTCGGCGCGGTCAAGGACGTGGTCGCCGAGGTCGGCGAGGCGGTCGCCGTCGAGGGTGCCAAGCTGAAGATCGCCGGGCTGCTGCACGAGCTCGCCCGGGAGATGAAGGAAGCCGTCCAGGCCGCCGCCAAGGAGCCGGCGGTCATCGCGCTGGAGCGGATCGCCCAGGCGGACGGGCGCGGCCTGCACGGCGAGAAGCGCGAGTACAGCGCCGCCCGGGTGATGTCTGCCGGCAGCGCCGGCGGAGCGGCCGGAGCCGCCGCCGCGAAGGTCGCCCGCTCGGTCGAGGTCGCCGGGGTCCGCGAACTGCGCCCCGCCGTCGACCAGGACGGCGCGATCAAGACCGACCGGCACGGCAACCCGATCCTGGTCGGCGCGGACGGCAAGGAGGTCCGCGGCGTCGAAGGCGTGCAGATCACCGTCGGCGAGGACGGCCGCGCCCAGGTGGTCGACGCCGAGGGCAAGCCGGTCAGCGGCCTCGCCGTCGGCGAGGACGGCCGCCCGCTGCGCGGCACCGACGGCAAGCCGCTGCTGGTCGGCGGCACCGGCGTCCTGATCGGCACCGGCCTCGCCCTGGCCCTCTCCGCCGACGGCCGGCCGCAGGTCGGCGCCGACGGCCACCCCGTGCTGCTCGGCGCGGACGGCCGACAGGTCTCCGCGCTCGCCGCCGACTCCCAGGGCCGACTGCTGGCCGGCGTCGACGGCACGGCGGTGACGGTCGGTCAGGACGGCCACGCCACCGGTCCGGACGGCCGCACCGTGGTCTTCGACCAGCACGGCCGGCCGGTCCCGCTCGGCGGCCCCGGCGACCACGGCGGGCTGCAGGTGAACATCGGCGGGCAGCCGGTGCTCGGCGTGGACCAGCACGGCGTCCAGATCGGCGCCGACACCCCCGGGGACGGCCCCGCACCGCACGGCAAGCACGGCGGCCCGCAGGTCGTGATCGGCCCCGACGGGCCGGACGGGCGCGGCGGCATCAGCGTCCAGGCGGCCGGCATGTCCGCGGGCGTCCAGACCCCGGCCGACGGCGGCGTCCGGCCGAACGGCGGCTACGACCAGGGCAGCGGCGGCCAGTCCGGCGGACACGGCCGCAGCAGCACCTACACCGGCCACGCCAACGGCGGCTACACCGGCGGGTACCAGGCGCCGGCACCGGCCTTCGACCCCGGCGACGACTGGACGCCGCCCCCGGTCCACCACGGCCCGGCGGCCGTGCACACCGACTCCGTCGCGGTCGCCCCCGCGCCCAGCGCACCCGTCTCCACCGGCGACATCTGGTCCGGCGGCGGCGGTGGCGGCCACCGGGCGGCCGAGCCGTCCTTCGGCGGCGGCGCGTCCGGCGGCGGGCACGCCTCGGCGGGCTCCGGGAACTTCCAGCTCGGCCCGGTCGGCGGCGGCTCCCCGCTCGGCGGCGGATCCGTCGCGGGCGGCGGCATGCTAGGCGGACCGGTCGGCGCGGGCCCGGTCGCCGGTGCACCCGTCGTCGGCGGAGGTCCGGTCGGTGCCGGTCCCGTCGCCGGCGCGGCACCCGGCGGCGCCGCGCCCGCAGCCGGTGCGGGCGGCACCCCCGTCCAGACCGGTCCGGTCGCCGGCGCGCCCGGTGCCGCCGGCTCGCCGGGTGCCGCCGGTTCGGCGGGCGCCGGTGCCCAGCAGGGCGGCGCCGCCGTCATCGGCGTCGGCCAGCACACCACCCAGCAGGCACCCGGCACCGGCCCGCGACCGCCCGTCGGCGGCCCCGCGCAGCCCGGCGGCGGTGCGATCGGGCAGTACACGCCCGCCAACCCGGTCCGCTTCGACCCGGTCACCGACACCGACCGCCGCCGCGGCCCCGACGGCGGACCGCTCTCCGCGCTGCCCGTCCACCCCGGACAGGTCGCCGCCGCCTGGCTCGTCTGGCAGACCTACCGCACCGCGCCCCCCGCGCCGCCCGCCGAACCCGGCACCCCGCGGACCATCGCCGACAGCCGCCCGTACGGCCTGCCCGGCGGACTCGGCCCGGTCGACCCCGCACACCAGGCGGACGCCGTCCGCCGCACCCCGCTGCCCGCACCCGACCCGCGGGCCGGCGACTGGATCGAGGCGCTCAACGGCGGCGGCCCCCGCGAGGCCGGGCGCGCCAACAACTCCGTCGACGTCGCGCTGTCCGGCGTGGACACCGTCGGCGGGTACCCGACCTGCGCCGCACCCCGGCTGCCCGACGGGCCCGCCGGCGAGCGCGGCGGACGCGACCGCGCCGAACGGGAACTCGGCGCGCCCTTCCTCGACCTCGGGGACGGCGACGGCGGCTACCGGCAGGTGGCGGGAGCGCTGCGGGCCGCGGGCAGCGGCAGCCGCGCGGTCCTGCTCACGCTGGACGGGTTCGGGCGCTCGCACACCTGGAACGCGGTCAACCACCAGGGCGAGATCACCTGGCTCGACCACCTCACCGGCTACCGCTCCGACCGGCCGCTCTACCCGGCCGACAACGGTCTCTGGGCCATCGCCGTCGCCGCGGACAACCGCCCGCTCGACCTCGCCGAACCCCTCCCCGCCACCACCGCCGTCCCCGCCACCCCGGCGGAGCCGGCTGCCGTCGCCACCGCTCCGGCGCAGCCGCCCGTCGAGGCGGCCCGCCCGGCGGAGCCGGTCCCGGCCGCCGCCGGGGCGGTGGGCGGCGCTGCCGCGGACCAGCCGTCCGGCCGCCCGGCGGAGCCGGTGGGCGAGGTCGTGGTGACGCAGCCGTCCGGCCCCCCGGCGGAGCCGGGAACCGGTGCCACCGCACCGGCGCAGCCGGCCGGCCATCCGGCGGAGCCGGAAACCGTTGCCTCGGCGCGGCCTTCCGCCTCCCCGGCGGAGCCGGCGCCTGCCGCGCCGCGGTCGCGGCTCACTGTCCACCGCACCGCCGGGAGCAGCAAGCGATGA
- a CDS encoding NADH-quinone oxidoreductase subunit D, whose amino-acid sequence MRETTVGIGAGAQTLTGELGTSDMVLNIGPQHPSTHGVLRLKLVLDGERIVAAEPVIGYMHRGAEKLFEARDYRQIIMLANRHDWLSAFANELGVVLAVERMLGMEVPRRAVWLRTLLAELNRVLNHLMFLGSYPLELGGITPIFHAFNGREELQHVLEEASGGRMHYMFNRVGGLKEDLPAGWLGRVRTAVGVVRSQLPVFEDLVLGNEIFRGRTAGVGVLSREQVHAYGVSGPIGRASGVDFDLRRDEPYLAYGELQDVLRVSVRDEGDCLARFECLLEQTVNALELADACLDRLAELPPGPINLRLPKVLKAPEGETYAWTENPLGINGYYLVSRGEKTPWRLKLRSASYNNIQALTELLPGTLVADMVAILGSMFFVVGDIDK is encoded by the coding sequence ATGAGGGAGACCACGGTCGGGATCGGCGCGGGCGCACAGACGCTGACGGGCGAGCTGGGCACCAGCGACATGGTGCTCAACATCGGCCCCCAGCACCCGTCCACCCACGGCGTGCTGCGGCTCAAGCTGGTGCTCGACGGCGAGCGCATCGTCGCCGCCGAGCCGGTGATCGGCTACATGCACCGCGGCGCGGAGAAGCTCTTCGAGGCCCGCGACTACCGGCAGATCATCATGCTGGCCAACCGGCACGACTGGCTCTCCGCCTTCGCCAACGAGCTCGGCGTCGTCCTCGCCGTCGAGCGGATGCTCGGCATGGAGGTCCCCCGGCGCGCGGTCTGGCTGCGGACGCTGCTGGCCGAGCTCAACCGGGTGCTCAACCACCTGATGTTCCTCGGCTCGTACCCGCTGGAGCTCGGCGGCATCACCCCGATCTTCCACGCCTTCAACGGCCGCGAGGAGCTCCAGCACGTCCTGGAGGAGGCTTCCGGCGGGCGCATGCACTACATGTTCAACCGGGTCGGCGGCCTCAAGGAGGACCTGCCCGCCGGCTGGCTCGGCCGGGTCCGGACCGCGGTCGGCGTGGTCCGCTCCCAGCTCCCGGTCTTCGAGGACCTGGTCCTCGGCAACGAGATCTTCCGCGGCCGCACCGCCGGCGTCGGCGTGCTCAGCCGCGAGCAGGTCCACGCGTACGGCGTCAGCGGCCCGATCGGCCGGGCCAGCGGCGTCGACTTCGACCTGCGCCGGGACGAGCCCTACCTCGCGTACGGCGAGCTGCAGGACGTCCTCAGGGTCTCGGTCCGGGACGAGGGCGACTGCCTCGCCCGGTTCGAGTGCCTGCTGGAGCAGACCGTCAACGCGCTGGAGCTCGCCGACGCCTGCCTCGACCGGCTCGCCGAACTCCCGCCGGGCCCGATCAACCTGCGACTGCCCAAGGTGCTCAAGGCCCCCGAGGGCGAGACCTACGCCTGGACCGAGAACCCGCTCGGCATCAACGGCTACTACCTGGTCTCGCGCGGCGAGAAGACGCCGTGGCGCCTCAAGCTGCGCTCGGCGTCCTACAACAACATCCAGGCGCTGACCGAACTGCTGCCCGGCACGCTGGTGGCCGACATGGTGGCGATCCTCGGCTCGATGTTCTTCGTCGTCGGCGACATCGACAAGTGA
- a CDS encoding SAM-dependent methyltransferase: MTWMRWRPAMEHALYRPDGGFYRRPEGPAGHFRTSVHASPHYARAVARLLAETDLALGRPAELAFVDLGAGRGELTAGVLAAAAPELAGRLRPYAVELADRPAGLPDGVVWTDRVPEGVTGLLFANEWLDNVPLDVAELDEDGVLRYVEVAADGEERPGAELEPEDAAWARRWWPQGERIELGRPRDEAWAAAVGALERGLAVAVDYAHTAETRPWFGTLTGFRDGREVAPVPDGGCDVTAHVALDAVAVPSTGGRAVHSLWTTQREALRALGVRGDRPPLALAGSDPAGYLRALSGAGEAAELTDPAGLGGFQWLVQAVRMPVPEGLEGLPGWQTLSP, translated from the coding sequence ATGACGTGGATGCGCTGGCGACCCGCCATGGAACACGCCCTCTACCGGCCCGACGGCGGCTTCTACCGCAGGCCGGAGGGCCCGGCGGGCCATTTCCGAACCTCCGTGCACGCCTCACCGCACTACGCCCGGGCGGTCGCCCGCCTCCTCGCGGAGACCGACCTCGCCCTCGGCCGCCCGGCGGAGCTGGCCTTCGTCGACCTCGGGGCCGGCCGCGGCGAACTGACCGCCGGCGTGCTCGCCGCCGCCGCGCCGGAGCTGGCGGGGCGGCTGCGCCCGTACGCCGTCGAGCTGGCCGACCGCCCCGCCGGGCTGCCGGACGGGGTGGTGTGGACGGACCGGGTGCCCGAGGGCGTCACCGGCCTGCTGTTCGCCAACGAGTGGCTGGACAACGTGCCGCTGGACGTCGCCGAGCTGGACGAGGACGGCGTGCTGCGCTACGTCGAGGTCGCGGCGGACGGCGAGGAGCGGCCGGGCGCCGAGCTGGAGCCCGAGGACGCGGCCTGGGCGCGCCGGTGGTGGCCGCAGGGCGAGCGGATCGAGCTCGGGCGGCCCCGCGACGAGGCGTGGGCGGCGGCCGTCGGGGCGCTGGAGCGCGGGCTCGCGGTGGCCGTGGACTACGCGCACACGGCGGAGACCCGGCCCTGGTTCGGCACGCTGACCGGCTTCCGGGACGGCCGGGAGGTCGCCCCCGTCCCCGACGGCGGCTGCGACGTCACCGCGCACGTCGCGCTGGACGCGGTGGCCGTCCCCTCGACCGGGGGGCGCGCCGTCCACAGCCTGTGGACGACCCAGCGGGAGGCGCTGCGGGCACTCGGCGTCCGCGGCGACCGGCCGCCGCTGGCCCTGGCGGGCAGCGACCCCGCCGGCTACCTCCGGGCGCTGTCCGGGGCGGGCGAGGCCGCCGAGCTGACCGACCCCGCCGGGCTCGGCGGCTTCCAGTGGCTGGTCCAGGCTGTCCGCATGCCGGTACCGGAGGGGCTGGAGGGCCTGCCGGGGTGGCAGACTCTGTCCCCATGA
- a CDS encoding sensor histidine kinase: MHRLNAWLRRHPMVVDAAWALLLFAFGLLVAIEDSGSSEDPISSWQHAVGIALAVVIPALMVVRRRWPNAVASVGLGLGLVQCLMGVNPGMSSIGYLVFTYTGAAFGSKWTSRLALAASLTAGPLTLVLISPANERSDALRALFLAGLLTTPFILCWAWGRLTRVRRAYLVELEDRAARLERERDAQAKVAVAAERARIARELHDVVAHNVSVMIVQADGAAYVLDNSPQQAKEALATIASTGRQALVEMRRLLGVLRTADTAEEYVPQPSVEELPELLDQVRSAGLPVDFDATGEVRELPRGVELTVYRIVQEALTNVRKHGGPGARARVAVDFRERDLEVLIEDDGRGSTAEQLAAGGTDGQGHGLIGMRERVGMVSGSLDVGPRPGGGFRIRAVLPLKAAK; this comes from the coding sequence GTGCATCGACTCAACGCGTGGCTCCGCCGACACCCGATGGTGGTGGACGCTGCCTGGGCGCTGCTGCTGTTCGCCTTCGGCCTGCTGGTGGCGATCGAGGACTCCGGCTCCTCGGAGGACCCGATCTCGTCCTGGCAGCACGCGGTGGGCATCGCGCTGGCGGTGGTGATCCCGGCCCTGATGGTGGTCCGCCGGCGCTGGCCGAACGCGGTGGCCTCGGTCGGCCTCGGGCTGGGCCTGGTGCAGTGCCTGATGGGCGTCAATCCGGGCATGTCGTCGATCGGGTACCTGGTCTTCACGTACACCGGCGCGGCGTTCGGCTCGAAGTGGACCTCGCGGCTGGCGCTGGCCGCCTCCCTGACGGCCGGTCCGCTGACCCTGGTGCTGATCTCGCCCGCCAACGAGCGCAGCGACGCGCTGCGGGCGCTGTTCCTGGCCGGGCTGCTGACCACGCCGTTCATCCTGTGCTGGGCGTGGGGCCGGCTGACCCGGGTCCGCCGGGCGTACCTGGTGGAGCTGGAGGACCGGGCCGCCCGGCTGGAGCGCGAGCGCGACGCCCAGGCGAAGGTGGCGGTCGCCGCCGAGCGGGCCCGGATCGCCCGCGAGCTGCACGACGTGGTCGCGCACAACGTCTCGGTCATGATCGTCCAGGCCGACGGCGCCGCGTACGTGCTGGACAACTCGCCGCAGCAGGCCAAGGAGGCGCTGGCCACCATCGCCTCCACCGGCCGGCAGGCGCTGGTGGAGATGCGCCGCCTGCTCGGGGTGCTGCGCACCGCCGACACCGCCGAGGAGTACGTGCCGCAGCCCAGTGTGGAGGAGCTGCCGGAGCTGCTGGACCAGGTCCGCTCCGCCGGGCTGCCGGTGGACTTCGACGCCACCGGCGAGGTCCGCGAGCTGCCGCGCGGTGTGGAGCTGACGGTCTACCGGATCGTCCAGGAGGCGCTCACCAACGTCCGCAAGCACGGCGGTCCGGGCGCCCGGGCCAGGGTCGCGGTGGACTTCCGCGAGCGCGACCTCGAAGTGCTGATCGAGGACGACGGACGCGGTTCCACCGCCGAGCAGCTGGCCGCCGGTGGTACCGACGGCCAGGGCCATGGTCTGATCGGCATGCGGGAGCGGGTCGGCATGGTCAGCGGCAGTCTGGACGTCGGTCCGCGGCCGGGCGGCGGCTTCCGGATCCGGGCCGTGCTCCCCCTCAAGGCCGCCAAGTGA
- a CDS encoding response regulator transcription factor: MTIRVMLVDDQELLRTGFRMVLQSQGDIEITAEAGDGAQALEVLRSTEVDVILMDVRMPRLDGVQATRRICLDEAGSPLPDAPRVLILTTFDLDEYAFAALKAGASGFLLKDVPPTELVAAIRAVHGGDAVVAPTTTRRMIDRFAEVLPVPSGTPGAPILAPLTEREREVFLLVAQGLSNGEIAARLTLSEATVKTHVGRILAKLGLRDRVQAVVLAYENGLVRAGASD, translated from the coding sequence GTGACCATCCGGGTGATGCTCGTCGACGACCAGGAGCTGCTGCGCACCGGCTTCCGGATGGTCCTGCAGTCGCAGGGCGACATCGAGATCACGGCCGAGGCGGGCGACGGCGCCCAGGCGCTGGAGGTGCTCCGCTCGACCGAGGTCGACGTGATCCTGATGGACGTCCGGATGCCCCGCCTGGACGGCGTCCAGGCCACCCGGCGGATCTGCCTCGACGAGGCGGGCAGCCCGCTGCCGGACGCGCCCCGGGTGCTCATCCTGACCACCTTCGACCTGGACGAGTACGCCTTCGCCGCGCTCAAGGCCGGGGCCAGCGGCTTCCTGCTCAAGGACGTGCCGCCGACCGAGCTGGTCGCCGCGATCCGCGCCGTGCACGGCGGCGACGCGGTGGTCGCCCCGACCACCACCCGGCGCATGATCGACCGCTTCGCCGAGGTCCTGCCCGTCCCGTCCGGCACGCCGGGCGCCCCGATCCTCGCCCCGCTCACCGAGCGCGAGCGCGAGGTCTTCCTGCTGGTCGCCCAGGGCCTGTCCAACGGCGAGATCGCCGCCCGGCTGACCCTCTCCGAGGCCACCGTGAAGACCCACGTCGGCCGCATCCTCGCCAAGCTCGGCCTGCGCGACCGCGTCCAGGCCGTGGTGCTGGCCTACGAGAACGGTCTCGTCCGGGCGGGAGCCTCCGACTGA
- a CDS encoding Rossmann-like and DUF2520 domain-containing protein, whose product MHEEFGPLADPFGDPGDPGNRPGRLAVGVVGTGRVGPALGAALQLAGHRVVAASGVSDASRRRAEALLPGVRLVTPPQVLAAADLVLLTVPDDALPELVAGLAATGAVRPGQLLVHTSGAHGVAVLEPATRTGALPLALHPAMTFTGTSVDVARLAGCPFGVTAPEELRPVAEALVVEMGGEPSWVPEEVRATYHTALAHGANHLVTLVAQAMELLRTAGVAEPGQMLGPLLGAALDNALRSGDLALTGPVARGDVGTVRKHLDRLATVSPDIGQAYRAMARATAQRAVRNGSLKAGPAAALLDVLNEENH is encoded by the coding sequence TTGCACGAGGAATTCGGCCCGCTCGCCGACCCCTTCGGTGATCCGGGCGACCCCGGGAACCGCCCCGGGCGGTTGGCCGTGGGGGTGGTCGGCACCGGCCGGGTGGGGCCCGCGCTGGGCGCCGCCCTGCAGTTGGCCGGGCACCGGGTGGTCGCCGCCTCCGGCGTCTCCGACGCCTCCCGCCGCCGCGCCGAGGCGCTGCTGCCGGGCGTCCGCCTGGTCACGCCGCCGCAGGTGCTGGCCGCGGCCGACCTGGTCCTGCTGACCGTCCCGGACGACGCGCTGCCCGAGCTGGTGGCCGGCCTGGCCGCGACCGGCGCGGTGCGGCCGGGGCAGCTGCTGGTGCACACCTCGGGCGCGCACGGCGTCGCGGTGCTGGAGCCGGCGACCAGGACCGGTGCGCTGCCGCTGGCCCTGCACCCCGCGATGACCTTCACCGGCACCTCGGTGGACGTGGCCAGGCTGGCCGGCTGCCCGTTCGGGGTGACCGCGCCGGAGGAGCTGCGGCCGGTCGCCGAGGCGCTGGTGGTGGAGATGGGCGGCGAGCCGTCCTGGGTGCCGGAGGAGGTCCGGGCGACCTACCACACGGCCCTGGCGCACGGCGCGAACCACCTGGTCACGCTGGTCGCCCAGGCGATGGAGCTGCTGCGCACCGCGGGCGTCGCGGAGCCGGGCCAGATGCTCGGCCCGCTGCTCGGCGCGGCCCTGGACAACGCGCTGCGCTCCGGCGACCTGGCGCTGACCGGCCCGGTCGCCCGCGGGGACGTGGGCACGGTGCGCAAGCACCTGGACCGGCTCGCTACGGTGTCCCCCGACATCGGGCAGGCGTACCGGGCGATGGCCCGGGCGACCGCGCAGCGGGCCGTCCGCAACGGGTCGCTCAAGGCAGGACCGGCGGCGGCGCTGCTGGACGTACTGAACGAGGAGAACCACTGA
- the panC gene encoding pantoate--beta-alanine ligase: MARDRRPAKAPKAPKVRKAELTRTVEEFEAAFWPDEQPVDNAVVMTMGALHDGHAALIRAARRQVGRDGRVAVTVFVNPLQFGAGEDLDRYPRTLDADLALAEEAGADVVFAPTAEEVYPNGEPQVRLAAGPMGAGFEGASRPGHFDGVLTVVAKLLHITDPDFAFFGEKDAQQLALVRRMVADLDFDVEIVGVPTVREEDGLALSSRNRYLSEDERKQALALSRALFAGRDAGAEGATAVREAATAALAGADGITLDYLALIDPDTFTEAPDDFRGEAVLAVAAKVGSTRLIDNVGIIVR; this comes from the coding sequence ATGGCACGTGACCGGCGCCCCGCCAAGGCCCCGAAGGCTCCGAAGGTCCGCAAGGCGGAGCTGACCCGCACGGTCGAGGAGTTCGAGGCGGCGTTCTGGCCGGACGAGCAGCCGGTCGACAACGCCGTGGTGATGACCATGGGCGCGCTGCACGACGGGCACGCCGCGCTGATCCGGGCGGCCCGCCGCCAGGTCGGCCGGGACGGCCGGGTGGCGGTCACCGTGTTCGTGAACCCGCTGCAGTTCGGCGCCGGCGAGGACCTGGACCGCTACCCGCGCACCCTGGACGCCGACCTGGCGCTCGCCGAGGAGGCCGGTGCGGACGTGGTGTTCGCCCCGACCGCGGAGGAGGTGTACCCGAACGGCGAGCCGCAGGTCCGGCTGGCGGCCGGCCCGATGGGCGCCGGCTTCGAGGGCGCGTCCCGCCCGGGCCACTTCGACGGCGTGCTGACCGTGGTCGCCAAGCTGCTGCACATCACCGACCCGGACTTCGCGTTCTTCGGCGAGAAGGACGCCCAGCAGCTGGCGCTGGTCCGCCGGATGGTCGCCGACCTCGACTTCGACGTGGAGATCGTCGGCGTGCCGACCGTCCGCGAGGAGGACGGCCTGGCGCTGTCCTCGCGCAACCGCTACCTCTCCGAGGACGAGCGCAAGCAGGCGCTCGCCCTCTCCCGCGCCCTGTTCGCCGGCCGCGACGCCGGCGCCGAGGGCGCGACCGCCGTGCGCGAGGCGGCCACCGCCGCGCTCGCCGGGGCGGACGGCATCACCCTCGACTACCTCGCCCTGATCGACCCGGACACCTTCACCGAGGCGCCGGACGACTTCCGGGGCGAGGCGGTGCTGGCCGTCGCGGCCAAGGTCGGCTCGACCCGGCTCATCGACAACGTCGGCATCATCGTCCGGTAA